One window from the genome of Hydra vulgaris chromosome 02, alternate assembly HydraT2T_AEP encodes:
- the LOC100198232 gene encoding GTP cyclohydrolase 1 type 2 homolog, whose product MKIKAILDILQNSISFTDGKQKLLVGNDENELSGVLISCGVNDNVIEEAITKRCNLLICFQPFVIKTLEKLTVENFTEQLFIKAVKSDLSVYFFCSVFRDFKKSTKILCNKLSLQDTKVLLPVHKSIKKLITSTVPENLIKLREALFEAGAGKIGNYSNCSFNTQGIGTYMGNKCSNPNIGQKLQFIEAKETKIEVFFDSYIQSKVLQALFSNHVYEEVAYEIYNIETTFQNVGFGLIGQLEKPLPLQEFLIFLKQSMNCKNLRHSTTFCKYISIVAFLSGSGSYAIKNAIEAKADVFITSDLSYQDYSYANGKIVLVDIGYFESKEFEKNYIFESILENVSDSVQKIIFFSETEISLVGCM is encoded by the coding sequence ATGAAAATTAAGGCAATTTTAGATATTCTTCAAAATTCTATAAGTTTTACTGAtggtaaacaaaaattattagttgGAAATGACGAAAACGAATTAAGTGGAGTATTAATATCTTGTGGCGTTAATGATAATGTTATCGAAGAAGCTATTACTAAAAGATGTAATTTGCTTATATGTTTTCAACCCTTTGTTATAAAAACGTTGGAGAAACTTACTGTTGAAAATTTCACTgaacaactttttataaaagcagtGAAAAGCGACTtgtcagtttattttttttgttcagtttttcgtgactttaaaaaaagtactaaaattttatgtaataagtTAAGTTTGCAGGACACAAAAGTATTATTACCAGTTcataaatccataaaaaaattaattacttcaaCAGTTCCagaaaatttgattaaattacGAGAAGCTTTGTTTGAAGCAGGAGCTGGAAAAATTGGTAACTACAGCAATTGCAGTTTTAATACACAAGGCATTGGAACATATATGGGTAACAAATGCAGCAACCCAAATATTGGACAAAAGCTCCAATTTATTGAagcaaaagaaacaaaaattgagGTCTTTTTTGATAGTTATATACAAAGTAAAGTGTTGCAAGCACTTTTCTCAAACCATGTATATGAGGAAGTAGCCTATGAAATATACAATATTGAAACTACCTTTCAAAATGTTGGCTTTGGATTGATTGGACAGCTTGAAAAACCATTGCCACTAcaagaatttttaatatttttgaaacaaagtaTGAATTGCAAAAACCTTCGTCATTCAACgactttttgtaaatatatctCTATTGTAGCTTTTCTTTCTGGTTCAGGAAGCTATGCTATTAAAAATGCTATAGAAGCAAAAGCAgatgtttttataacttcagATCTGAGTTACCAAGACTACTCTTATGCTaatggtaaaatagttttagttgATATTGGTTATTTTGAAAGCAAAGAGTTcgaaaaaaactatatatttgaATCTATTTTGGAGAATGTTTCTGATtctgtacaaaaaataatttttttttctgaaacagAAATAAGTTTAGTTGGTTGCATGTAA